One genomic region from Leptospira tipperaryensis encodes:
- a CDS encoding phosphopantothenoylcysteine decarboxylase, producing the protein MGFSKAIITSGPTREWIDPVRYISNASSGKMGFHIAEEIGRWIPEVIYIHGQVLEDYRCPSGSKRISVETTSEMKDAVLSEMMGDTILIMAAAPADFRPAESKESKIKKEDGSEILLLELVKNPDILKAVSSEISEREISGCCLVGFAAETDFLEEHALGKLKSKNLDYIVGNYVGKNEKGFGEVETSIVIYSSRGKVAEIGPLSKEAISKKIVEFLKTDTSNAFVRS; encoded by the coding sequence GTGGGATTTTCGAAAGCCATCATTACTTCGGGCCCGACCAGAGAATGGATCGATCCAGTCCGTTATATTTCAAACGCATCTTCAGGAAAGATGGGATTTCATATTGCCGAAGAGATTGGCAGGTGGATTCCGGAAGTCATCTATATACATGGACAGGTTCTTGAAGATTACAGATGTCCCTCGGGTTCGAAAAGAATTTCCGTTGAAACTACTTCTGAAATGAAGGACGCGGTTCTTTCTGAGATGATGGGAGATACGATTTTGATCATGGCTGCCGCTCCGGCGGACTTCCGACCAGCGGAGAGTAAGGAATCGAAAATCAAGAAAGAGGACGGAAGCGAAATTCTTCTTTTGGAGTTAGTGAAGAATCCGGATATTCTCAAGGCGGTAAGTTCTGAAATTTCGGAGAGGGAGATTTCCGGTTGTTGCTTGGTTGGTTTTGCGGCCGAAACGGATTTTTTGGAAGAACACGCATTGGGTAAGTTAAAGAGCAAGAATCTGGACTATATCGTGGGAAACTACGTAGGGAAAAATGAAAAAGGCTTTGGAGAAGTGGAGACGAGCATTGTCATCTATTCTTCTCGGGGAAAAGTGGCCGAGATTGGCCCACTTTCTAAAGAGGCCATTTCAAAGAAAATCGTTGAATTCTTAAAAACAGATACATCGAACGCTTTTGTTCGGTCCTAG
- a CDS encoding phosphopantothenoylcysteine decarboxylase: MPNPGKEILIAVSGSIAAYKTCELVRNLTKEGFPVTVIMTSHATEFIGPITFEALTGKKVRIDEYEEGMAHIDAKNSASVMAIVPATANIIGKIANGIADDLVTSTYLAANCPVIVAPAMNPFMYAHPSVQRNLKRLSEDGVILADPTHGVVVCGDEGYGKLAEISIIQKMIIDEYRKNS, translated from the coding sequence ATGCCTAATCCTGGAAAAGAAATACTCATTGCAGTTTCCGGAAGTATCGCCGCTTACAAAACGTGTGAGCTTGTTAGGAACCTAACTAAAGAAGGTTTTCCTGTGACGGTCATTATGACTTCTCATGCTACCGAATTTATAGGCCCGATCACCTTTGAAGCCTTAACGGGTAAAAAGGTTAGGATCGATGAGTATGAAGAAGGAATGGCTCATATCGACGCTAAGAATTCCGCTTCCGTGATGGCTATTGTTCCCGCTACCGCTAACATCATAGGGAAGATTGCGAATGGAATTGCAGACGATCTTGTAACCTCGACCTATCTCGCTGCGAATTGTCCGGTGATCGTCGCTCCTGCGATGAATCCTTTTATGTATGCTCATCCTTCCGTTCAGAGAAATTTAAAACGTCTTTCGGAAGACGGAGTTATTTTGGCCGATCCAACACACGGTGTCGTCGTATGCGGTGACGAAGGGTATGGAAAGTTAGCCGAAATCTCGATCATTCAGAAGATGATCATTGATGAGTATAGAAAAAATTCTTAG
- a CDS encoding hemolysin family protein translates to MELIGFFIIVFLIFANGFFVSAEFALVSIRPSRLEELIKENRPLALITKRAAQKLNDMLSVCQVGITVASLLLGWVGEGYVSRWLTIVLDMFGYSTSEATIHGLAITVSFTIITFLHILLGELLPKTIAIQNTEKIALFISIPLFFFYYAFYPITFFLNALTSLLLKWMGIQENKSRMMHSPEELMIIIEEQNKQGKIDQEEFQIIQNTFQFSEHQAKDVMTHRLSIIGIPHETTMDSLISIIAEHHFSRYPIYEGNTDKIIGIIHVQTYLTWLSNSKKGRKEKVTAIMQPPIFVPEGLSIEKVMQKLRENKQHMAIVIDEYGGVSGLLTLEDIIEEIFGQIRDETDDHETDPFPAQHSDSFTIDGEAELDDLKEILVGVQDEEISDIRTIAGFILGRLEDMPQEGSTISLQSGTLTVEKMEGNKILLVRFTRGSLSNKAQSKK, encoded by the coding sequence CGTTTTCTTAATATTTGCAAACGGATTTTTTGTATCCGCAGAGTTTGCTTTGGTTTCAATTCGCCCTTCTCGTCTGGAAGAATTGATCAAGGAAAACCGTCCTCTCGCGCTCATTACGAAAAGAGCCGCTCAAAAGCTAAACGATATGTTGTCCGTCTGTCAGGTCGGAATTACGGTCGCCAGTCTTCTGTTAGGTTGGGTCGGAGAAGGTTACGTTTCGAGATGGCTCACGATCGTTTTGGATATGTTTGGATATTCCACGAGCGAAGCGACTATTCACGGTTTGGCGATCACCGTTTCGTTTACGATCATCACTTTTCTTCATATTCTTTTGGGAGAACTTCTTCCTAAGACGATTGCGATTCAGAATACGGAAAAGATCGCACTTTTTATCAGTATTCCGTTATTCTTTTTTTATTACGCATTTTATCCGATTACGTTTTTCTTAAACGCTCTTACTTCTCTTCTTTTGAAATGGATGGGAATTCAAGAGAATAAAAGTAGAATGATGCATTCTCCCGAAGAGTTGATGATCATCATCGAAGAACAGAACAAACAGGGAAAGATCGATCAGGAAGAATTTCAGATCATTCAAAACACGTTTCAGTTCTCGGAACATCAGGCGAAGGACGTAATGACTCATCGTCTGAGCATCATCGGAATTCCTCACGAAACGACGATGGATTCTTTGATCTCGATCATAGCGGAACATCACTTTTCAAGATATCCTATCTACGAAGGAAACACGGATAAGATCATCGGAATCATTCACGTTCAGACTTATCTTACTTGGCTTTCCAATTCCAAAAAGGGAAGAAAAGAAAAAGTCACCGCGATTATGCAGCCTCCGATCTTTGTTCCGGAAGGACTTTCGATCGAAAAGGTGATGCAGAAACTTAGAGAAAACAAACAGCACATGGCGATCGTCATCGACGAATACGGCGGCGTTTCCGGTTTGTTGACTTTGGAAGATATCATTGAAGAAATTTTCGGACAGATCAGAGACGAGACCGACGATCACGAGACCGATCCGTTTCCGGCTCAACATTCCGATAGCTTTACGATCGACGGGGAAGCCGAGTTGGATGATCTTAAAGAGATTCTCGTCGGAGTTCAGGACGAGGAAATCAGCGATATCCGAACGATTGCGGGTTTTATTCTCGGAAGATTGGAGGATATGCCTCAAGAAGGATCCACAATTTCTCTTCAATCCGGAACTCTTACCGTAGAAAAAATGGAAGGGAATAAAATTCTATTGGTACGTTTTACGAGAGGCAGTTTGAGCAATAAGGCTCAGTCTAAGAAATAA